Within the Fischerella sp. PCC 9605 genome, the region TGCATTCTTCCGCTATGCACTGGTAGTACTCCTTGTATTGATTGTGTTCTATGGGTTCAAATGTTTTAAAACTAGGGCCAGCTTGGCTTTGACTATCAACGATAGCTGTGATGCCCTCTAACAAATTTGGTAAATGTGACTCAACTGTTTAAGGATAGTGCGATGATTTCAACCCAAATCTTTTTCGGCTTTTGACTGACCTCCAAAACCCAGTTCCAACACTGTTCGTGCCATAAATCGACGACGGGCAACTCCTTTCAACCTTTGGGTTGTTTCCCCGAGTAGATTCCTGAGTGAGTCTGTCAATTCCATTTCTGTATTTACGATGTACCGTAAGGAGGATATCTCCCTTACCTTACCATTTTCTTGAGATTATTTTTTTCTTAAATAAATTAAGATTTATTATTCACGCCTTAGCTGTGTCACATATCCCCGCGCAGTTCTATCTTGACGACGAGGGCTTTTTACTTCGCATTCATGAGGAACATCTGATCAAAGAGCGTCACCACCGCCACGCGCCGTCCCCTCTCTTCCGTTATCACTTTACCTAGGCACTTCCCGCGAGAATTGTTAAAAATGCGGATGAAAGGACTTGAACCTTCACGCCTTGCGGCACTAGAACCTAAATCTAGCGCGTCTGCCAATTCCGCCACATCCGCATCAGTTTACTATCATATCATAACAAACAGTATGTGACAATAAAATTTTGTTATTAGTCATTAGTTATTAGTCATTAGTCATTAGTCATTAGTCATTAGTCATTAGTCATTAGTCATTTGTCATTGGTCATTTGCCAAGGATTAAAGTCTTGGACTATTGACTATGAACTATTAGCTAAGGACTAATAACCAATGACCAATGACCATTGACTAAATCACAGCAACACGAGGCAAACGATGCTTAAATCCGCAGAGAATTTCCCAAGAAATGGTGTTTAGTTGATTTGCCCAATCGTCCGCGGAGATTTGTTGTTTTCCTTGTTTTCCAAGTAGGGTGACTACTTCCCCTTCTTGTATGTCTGGTATGCTACTGACATCCAGCATGAGTTGATCCATTGTAATTGCACCTAGCTGCGATATTCGTTGACCGCGAATTAATACCTGCATTTTGTTAGAAAGATTGCGCGGCACACCATCAGCATAACCAATTCCGACAACAGCAATACGCATTTCGCGTGGGGCAACAAATTGATAACTGTAGCTAACACCAGTTCCAGCAGCAATGGTTTTGACTTGCGTGACTCTTGCTCTAACTTGTAAAACAGGTTTAAGGTCTATGCCCGATCGCAAATGCTCGGCTGGGTAAAGTCCATAGATAGCTAAACCCACCCGCACCATATCGTAGTGTAATGCTTTGTCAGCGAGGGTGCCGGCTGAATTGGCTAAGTGCAGGCAGGGTGGTTTTATTCCTAATGCTTTAATTTGGGCGATCGCTTCTTCAAAACGTCGGTGCTGTAGTTGCATGACACTCGGATCGGGACTGTCTGCGGTCGCTAGGTGAGAATAAATACTGGCTATCTCTAGATGCGGTAAACGCTGCACTAGCTGGACAAACTCTGCTGCTTGCTGCCAATCTGTTCCTAGACGAGACATACCCGTATCTAATTTGACGTGTACAAGTACGGGAGAATTGGAGTTAATAGCTTCTAGAGTGTCAGAAAATACTAAGGCTTGCTTAGGACTGCATAGTGTGGGTTGAAGTTGCCATTGAGCGATCGCGTGAATTTGTTCTGGAGTGTGAGTCGCGCCTAAAACTAAAATCGGAGCTTT harbors:
- the alr gene encoding alanine racemase codes for the protein MLSHEQTGSVPVQQCDTYAWFSQRAWVEIDLAALSHNVQQLRRFLSRHTQLMAVVKADAYGHGAVTVAQTALQSGADWLGVATVPEGIQLREAGIKAPILVLGATHTPEQIHAIAQWQLQPTLCSPKQALVFSDTLEAINSNSPVLVHVKLDTGMSRLGTDWQQAAEFVQLVQRLPHLEIASIYSHLATADSPDPSVMQLQHRRFEEAIAQIKALGIKPPCLHLANSAGTLADKALHYDMVRVGLAIYGLYPAEHLRSGIDLKPVLQVRARVTQVKTIAAGTGVSYSYQFVAPREMRIAVVGIGYADGVPRNLSNKMQVLIRGQRISQLGAITMDQLMLDVSSIPDIQEGEVVTLLGKQGKQQISADDWANQLNTISWEILCGFKHRLPRVAVI